The segment GGAGTTGAAGTTGACTGTTCCTGACTGCTGGATCCAATGGTAACGCCGGTTGGTGTAGACTCCGATGAAAACTGAAAGCGGTAGGGATCAGGCTTGTCACCCATACATGGACTTCTCTCTGACTCGCTGACTGATTCGCTCGCGTTGTTTTGCAGTTGATCAACATGTCGCTTGCATTTCTTACCCTTATAATCAACCTCATAATGTAAGTCTCCTAAGCGAGCCGAGATAATGCCGGGAACCCACTTAGCCATTCTTGGATTATAGGAACGAAAATAAACTGGTTGGGAGACTTTAAACTCACGAAAAGACGAATCcattttacttttctgttgttGATCGATTTTTGTTGATGGATCCGCTGGTAATACTAAGTCTAAGCATGTTCGAATATTTCGACCCAAAAATAGTTGACACGGTGGTTGACCTGTAGTAGAATGAGGGGCTCTTCTGTATCGACGAAGGAACTCGTTCAGGTTACGCTGTATGTTATTCCTCGTTGAGTTCATCGCTTTTAATGCATTCTTCACTGTCTGTACACTTCGTTCTGCCTGTCCGTTGGTGGATGGATGGTATGGAGCAGTTAACTTATGATATTTAACGCCTGCCATTCGAAGAAATGTTTTGAATTCAGTAGATGTAAAGTTGGTTCCGTTATCAGAGACTACTGTTGTAGGAACTCCGTACGCTGAGAAAAGTTCATCAAGCAGAGTAATCGTCGCACTAGCTGTCATGCTAACTGTAACCTTCACCTCGATCCACTTACTGTATGCATCCGTGATTATTAGCAACATTACTCCCAAAAGTGGCCCGGCAAAATCGATGTGAATGCGCTCCCACGGCGCCTTAGGGTATTCCCAAACGTGATCACGAAACTTTGGGGGATCATTAGCATTTTTTGCACACTCGTAACACATCTTTGCAGTCCTTTCGATATCTGAATCTATTCCGGGCCAATATACAAACGATCGCGCTAACCCTTTCATCTTTACTATTCCCAGATGTCCAACATGTAAATCCTTCAGAATAGTTGCTTGTAAAGAACGAGGTATGATCACTCTATGTTCGTAAACTAGGCATCCAGCGGCAGTTTTGTAGTTGATTTGGGGAGATCTGAAACCTAAACGTTCCAAGGATATGCCATCCTCGAGTGCACGAAGAATTTTTCCTAGTTCTTCATCTTTACGCGTTTCTTGTGCGACTCTTTGAGCATTAATCGGCAGCTGTTCGATTTGACGTAACATGAAGCAATCAAATTCATCTAATTGCTCATCCCAAGCAATCGCATGATTTTCTCGCAATAGATTTACCGGACACGCTGAAACAACACGGGAACAATAATCTGCATTtgcattttcttttgtttttttgaacaCTACTTCGAAATCAAAATTACCTAGAAAATCAGCGTAGTTGGCCATGCGACTGATACAAAGCGTTGGAAGCGATTTTTCAGGATGTAGTATTTGTGAGAGCGGTTTATGATCGGTTATCAAAGTCCAATGACGAGCATACAGGTACATGAAGAATTTCTGCACAGCCCAGATTATAGCCAAGGCCTCCTTATCGATCTGGGGGTAACGTTGCTCCGTCGCGCTCAACGTTCGGCTCGCGTAGGCAATCGGTCTTTCTGCTCCATCGCTCAGACGATGAGATAAAACCGCACCAAGTCCCGTGCTACTGGCGTCCGTAGCTAACAACAATGGAAGATCTGGATCGTACTGCATCAGTACCTGTGGTGAAATCAACGCATTTTTAATTTCTTCATACGCTGCATCGGCACTTGTTGTCCATTTGAAATTATCCTGGAGCAGCATATCTCGCAGAGGCCTATCTCGTGACGATAGGTTAGGGATAAAAGCACTGTAATAAGTTGCCTTTCCTAGAAATAGCTGGAGCTCTTCTGCATTCGCCGGTTTCTTAGCATCACGTATTGTTTCTACATGCCTGTCGGACTTGTGTACCCCTGCTGCATCAATTTTATGCCCCAGAAATTCCACAGCGGGAGCTCCAAAAACGCACTTTGACCGATTTAAGCAAAGTCCGTTTATTTTCAGCCTATTCAGTGTTTTTTCTAACACCTTCAACATTTCCTCGAAATTTGCCGCAtgaatcaaaatatcatcatAAAAATTCACAACATTCGGAAGCCCTTGTAACACTGTTTCCATGCGACGCTGCCAAATTGCGGGAATGTTAGCTGCACCGTAAACAGCACGAGTGGGTCGAATCAACCCGTGTGTGGGTGTGTTCAATGTAAGAGCATGACTAAAATCGTCGTCAACTGTCAAGTGGGAGTACGCGTCAGTTATATCTAGATGACAGAAGATAGTCGCGCCCTTCATCTTATGAAAGAGATAATCTGCACGAGGAATTGGGTGCTCATCAATTATCATTCTGGCATTTAGGGTCGGCTTATAGTTACCTGTGATTCGtatctttccattcttcttaGCAACAACATGAGTAGTAGATGCCCATTCAGATGACTCCACCCGCTGGTAAAGTCCGGAAAGAATTTTCTTGTCGATTTCCTTGGCATATAAATCTCGAAGTGCGAAAGGAATTTCTCGTGCCTTTGCGAAGACTGGCGTTGCTCCTGGTTTCAGATGTAACGTAGCCGGAGGTCCCGCAAGTTTCCCCGCAGATTCTCCAAATACATCGTCGAAACGTGAAATGAGGTGTGATAGTCGTAGCTGCTGTACCTTTGTGATCTCCGGTTCCGCTATAGTAAGTGTGTTGACTTGCTCATCGCCCTTAAACAATCGTACAAAGTCAATATCGAGTGCAAACTGCGCAATCCATTCTCTGCCGAAAAGTGAATCGAAATCACCATCAACGATATACAAGTTTAGACGCCGAGAAGTCTTGCCTAGTGTAACGTTAACTGGCAAGCGGCCTATGCAGTGGATTCTATGACGAGTGTAACTTGCGAACTGCCTTTCTGACTTTTGCAGgcgaaaactttttttaatctGTTGAAGTGTGCGCAGACTTATGATGGCACACGGTGCTCCTGTGTCGAGCTCCATTTTCACAACTTTACCGTCGATCAGGACATACAGCATCTTCCTGTCTAGCGACGCAACTGGCGAAACAATATTCACTTTTTGAAAAGTGTCCGTGGAATCCGAACCTTCATCCGACAAAGGGAGCATTTCTTCTTGGATCTGGGCCGTTTTCGATTTACATACTTTCGACAGATGCCCCTTTCTTTTGCAAGCAAAGCATACTGCATTACGAAACTTACAGTATTTTCGTTCGTGACGGCCTCCGCAGCCGTGGCATGTTGAAGTACGATCGGGTTTATTCGAGTTCAAGCTAAAGCTTTCTTTTTTTATGCCTGTTGACACATAACCTAACTTGTTCGATGCTTCTGTTATACCGGCTGGGCTGGCTGTCACCTCCACTGATGTTTTGTGGGTTGCTTCCATCGTGTGTGCAATTTCGTATGCTGCGTCGAATGTTTCCGGCTGTTTCCGAATAATTTCGTCACACATACCGCGCGATTCCAGACCAAAAAGAAACTGCTCGATTAACATACGATCCAAAAATTCACCGTACTCACAATGAACAGCTGCCCGCCGTAACCTTAATGCAAAACTTGCAACATTCTCTTCTGGCTCCTGACGTACTTGCCGAAATTTAATGCTCTCTGCATACTTATTTTTTGCCCGGTCAAAGTGTTTTACCAATATTCTTTTCATTTCGGCGTATGTCAAATCTTCCGGCTGTCTTGGGCTCACTAGGAATTTgagcgcattattcaattcACTGCCGATATGAACGCGAGCATACGCCGCATAATCCACTTCCCGGATTCTACTGAGATTGAGAGCCCAGTCAAATCGTTTAAAATAGTCTTCCACCGATGAACAGTCCGCTGTCCTGTATTCGCCAATTGTGAACGCTGCTGCTTTTGGGGCTCCTTCCGGTGCTGCATTGGCACCACCTTGAACTTCTTGAACTGCTGTTTTTAGCGCATTGGCGAAAACAGCCGTGAGGTTTTGTAAAACATCCTCCGGAATCGACATTTTGACTCACTTCTGACACCACTTTTACGTATTTATTTTAAGATTATGCATTCTTTTGGGATTAATATAAATCGCGAAGTAATTCGTTTAACCACGTTTTTATTAATGATAATGTAAACATTGAGAATGTCAAAAAACAGGTAGTGTTGCCAGGAATCGGGAAACCAGTGCGCGCAGATATATTAAATTGCGCAGCAAAACATAACAGCGACAA is part of the Sabethes cyaneus chromosome 2, idSabCyanKW18_F2, whole genome shotgun sequence genome and harbors:
- the LOC128735748 gene encoding uncharacterized protein K02A2.6-like, producing the protein MSIPEDVLQNLTAVFANALKTAVQEVQGGANAAPEGAPKAAAFTIGEYRTADCSSVEDYFKRFDWALNLSRIREVDYAAYARVHIGSELNNALKFLVSPRQPEDLTYAEMKRILVKHFDRAKNKYAESIKFRQVRQEPEENVASFALRLRRAAVHCEYGEFLDRMLIEQFLFGLESRGMCDEIIRKQPETFDAAYEIAHTMEATHKTSVEVTASPAGITEASNKLGYVSTGIKKESFSLNSNKPDRTSTCHGCGGRHERKYCKFRNAVCFACKRKGHLSKVCKSKTAQIQEEMLPLSDEGSDSTDTFQKVNIVSPVASLDRKMLYVLIDGKVVKMELDTGAPCAIISLRTLQQIKKSFRLQKSERQFASYTRHRIHCIGRLPVNVTLGKTSRRLNLYIVDGDFDSLFGREWIAQFALDIDFVRLFKGDEQVNTLTIAEPEITKVQQLRLSHLISRFDDVFGESAGKLAGPPATLHLKPGATPVFAKAREIPFALRDLYAKEIDKKILSGLYQRVESSEWASTTHVVAKKNGKIRITGNYKPTLNARMIIDEHPIPRADYLFHKMKGATIFCHLDITDAYSHLTVDDDFSHALTLNTPTHGLIRPTRAVYGAANIPAIWQRRMETVLQGLPNVVNFYDDILIHAANFEEMLKVLEKTLNRLKINGLCLNRSKCVFGAPAVEFLGHKIDAAGVHKSDRHVETIRDAKKPANAEELQLFLGKATYYSAFIPNLSSRDRPLRDMLLQDNFKWTTSADAAYEEIKNALISPQVLMQYDPDLPLLLATDASSTGLGAVLSHRLSDGAERPIAYASRTLSATEQRYPQIDKEALAIIWAVQKFFMYLYARHWTLITDHKPLSQILHPEKSLPTLCISRMANYADFLGNFDFEVVFKKTKENANADYCSRVVSACPVNLLRENHAIAWDEQLDEFDCFMLRQIEQLPINAQRVAQETRKDEELGKILRALEDGISLERLGFRSPQINYKTAAGCLVYEHRVIIPRSLQATILKDLHVGHLGIVKMKGLARSFVYWPGIDSDIERTAKMCYECAKNANDPPKFRDHVWEYPKAPWERIHIDFAGPLLGVMLLIITDAYSKWIEVKVTVSMTASATITLLDELFSAYGVPTTVVSDNGTNFTSTEFKTFLRMAGVKYHKLTAPYHPSTNGQAERSVQTVKNALKAMNSTRNNIQRNLNEFLRRYRRAPHSTTGQPPCQLFLGRNIRTCLDLVLPADPSTKIDQQQKSKMDSSFREFKVSQPVYFRSYNPRMAKWVPGIISARLGDLHYEVDYKGKKCKRHVDQLQNNASESVSESERSPCMGDKPDPYRFQFSSESTPTGVTIGSSSQEQSTSTPISGSNGGERAITPPVSQDTGAMATPAAPRRSTRTRRPRIIFSPDGR